From Palaemon carinicauda isolate YSFRI2023 chromosome 41, ASM3689809v2, whole genome shotgun sequence:
GTATGAGATTGGATATGGGTTTCAATATTTGTTTGGTGCTTTATTCAACTATCTATTCTTTGATGTTATTGTTCCCTAACACGAGtttaacgtaatatatatatatatatatatatatacacacatatatatatatatatatatatatatagatagatagatactgtacaaacatacaaacatatacatatatattatatatacatatattaaatatatattatagatataaatatatatatatatatatatatatatatatatatatatatatatatatatgagcttttgataaacaaaatgagattatgaaaactaaaatactactttctctaaagagaaaaatatttaatcagatagtcctacacGTAATAGGAAAACTAGGGATAATGATGATAACACCTCTTATAACGGCGCTAAATTTTGTCAGAAAATGGAGTGATTCTCATGACAGATTAGAAAGGAAAATCATTTCATTATAATCTCAAGGAAGAAAAGGACAGtttattataatattactttattttcaataagcatcggtttttgtatatatacaagcatttaAACAATTCCCGTTTATATCAGAAGGATAGAAAGACGACAACGTGACAATAGATTTTGAGGCAGTTGCAAGCAGATTGGACGTTAAAATTATAGCGTCTAatttaaaaattccaaaatggaaggTAGAGAAGTCATAagcctaattttaaaataatttacaacATTAATGAATTATCCTATACAAAGATTTTGGCATATACTAAAAAAGGAAGATAAGTCATTTATATTACAAGTGGATCACAGAATAAACAGCATAGCAATCGTTTAATTATATCCTTTGGGAGTTGGTTTATCGGGGTATTTGGCTTCTCCTTCGTAGGAGACATCAGCCACGTATCCCGAGTCCTTGCTGACGGTGTAGAAGACCTTCTGGGTTCGGCTGTCCGGAAGGCGGATGACGTAGGACCCTTCGATGGCATCTCCGTCTCTGGTCTCGTCGTGGCCGTAGTTGTTTCCGCTCTCAACGTCGTCTACGGCGTATCTGAAGCTGTATTCGGCAGGACCCTTTTAAGGTAAAGCAAGAACTAaggtaatggtgatgataatatggATGATATTGGATGCGATGCATAAAtccaaaagaaataagatatactATCATATAGTTATGTTTTCCCGTCGTTTTTTCTTCCTAATTTTTCACTGTAAAAGAATCCAAGaaagctttgataagctgcataatATAATCGTTGGTGACTCACAATCTCTTGTTCctaagttcaagccccgctcaaggcTTGATAGAGCTTACTGAAAAACCCGACATTACAGTCCCTGTGAGGCAAAAAAGGGAAACTTGGACCGTAGATGTATCTGCTAAATCACCAGTCACCATTGCCTGGTCATTCCAGTGCCACCTTGGGTGGAAAATTGGTTTAGGtatatatgatattgatataaCTCACCTTTCAAAAACCTAATTTGAATCTATCTCCATTTTGCTTTTTCTAAAAACCTTCAAAATGATACAAGCTGTTCTGTTTTCACCCATTCTTACCCAGTGACGTAGCCTCCTTGACATATTCTTAAGaacaggcagaaaaaaaaaattatcttaatcaAGAATATGTCAGGCAGAAAATAGAATAAATTGGTCTTAATCACGAACATGTCAGGCAGAAAATAGAATAAATTGGTCTTAATCACGAATATGTCtggcagaaaataaaataaattggtcTTAATAGCCAATGTCAGGCAGAAAATAGAATAAATTGGTCTTAATCACGAATATGTCTGGCAGAAAATAGAATAAATTGGTCTTGATAGCCAATGTCAGGCAGAAAATAGAATAAACTGGTCTTAATAGCCAATGTCTGGCAGAGAATAGAATAAATTGGTCTTAATCGCCAATGtcaggaagaaaataaaataaattggtcTTACGAATatgtcaggcaaaaaaaaaaaaaagaataaattggtCTTGATTACCATAGTCACGCAGAAAATCGAATAAAATGGTCTTAATCACGATATATCAGGCAGAAAATAAAGTAAATTCGTCTTAATCACGAATATCTCTGGCAGAAAATAAAATACATTGGTCTTAATCCTGAATAGCTTaggcagaaaataaaataaattcgtcTTAATCACGAATATCTccggcagaaaataaaataaattggtcTTAATCATGAATATCTCTGgcagaaaatgaaataaattggTCTTAATCACGAATATCTATggtagaaaatgaaataaattggTCGTAATCATGAATATCTCTGgcagaaaatgaaataaattggTCTTAATCATGAATATCTCCGGCAGAAAATAGAATACACCAGTCTTGATCACAAATATCTCTTCCCTCCATGACTTTAGTCCAACGTCTCTGGCGAGAATTTCAAACATAAAATCCTCAGAAACTTACCTGAGGTTCCTCTCCATCAGGACTGTGGTAGTCACAGAAGACTCCACAGACTACAAGGGCCAAGACGAAAATCTGCAAAGAAAAGATTAATACTTAAGAAGGATATTCTTAGTTTTTCCATATTCATTAATTGTGAAATTCACAATACAAAAGGTAATTTCAGCTGTATCAATCTATTTCCTTAATCAATCATTCATTTCTGTAATTTGATTCAGTtttttaggccctttgcgtcaatgggcgtaggagacgatgatgatgatgatgaatttgatTCAGTTGTAATTATATCAAGCACAGATAATCAACTAGGTTTTGAAAGCAAATTTGTAAGTTGGCATTAGTATACTTTCGAATAATGTATCTAAACAAGTAGCTTATTACACTTTTAAGTGATAGttttaaaggaaaaataacatatgttGTTTATTAAATGTATTTCACTATTGGTTATCTCAGTTATTAAAGCTAACTTAACATTAAATATATTCCTTGAAAACCTAATCCATTGATAAATTCAACttattcctataataataataataataataataataataataataataataataataataataataatattgaataaattattaattttgcaAACAAATATTTATGGCACCAATATACTCTTTCCACACTGAAATCAACCAACTTTGAAAGCCATGATGCTGATCTGAGCAGATATTGAGCCTGTACTGAAGTTAGCTCTCTGAAGAGAAGACTTTTATACCAAAACTCCAGACGGGTTTCAAGAACGTGACATAACCATTGTGTGGTTGACGGGACTAGGTCAGTCAAGCCTTGGTTAATTAGTGATGAAGCTTTTACTCGCTAACAGTCATTTAGGAACAGACAAATGAAGCAGTAAACGTTCAGACACTCGCCATTAGTGAACGAAATTCATTTTGCATTGGTGCTTCGTTTTATTACTCTTCGTTATTACGGTGAAAATGACTTCTACAAGGTAGAGCAACTCTTGTGAGATGAACGAGAttgtctttattttctattttcgtcATCTTTACACTGAACTGGTTTCGGTGCATGTGATCATCTCCGTAATATACAGCATTgcataatgatgatgttgataagcatatatatatgtatatatatatatatatatatatatatatatatatacatatatatatataaatacatgtatatatatatacatatatatacatatatatatatatatatatatatatatatatatatatctgtctattcatctatctatctatctatctatctatacacacacacacacacacacacacacacacatatatatatatatatatatatatatatatatatatatatacaatacatatggagagcttttggtaagctaaatgagattatgaaaattaaaatgccactttctcttaaaagaaaaatatctatatcagattgtcctaccagtattaacttatgcatcagaaacttggagccttactaaagccttagaacataaagctaattacaactcaaagatctatggaaagtaAATGATGGGACTaatactaagacacagaaaaagaacaacatggatatgagagcaaacttaagtagaagatattctaagaaaaagaaatggacatgggcaggacatataatgagaataaaagataacagatggacattaatgacagaatgagtccctatagattgcaaaagaagcatagcAAGGAACAAAGACGATGCATTGGTGAACTTAAAAAATTTGCGGATAtactgtagactggcatagaaagaccaaaacatAAGCAAGGGAaagaacacgtctgaggcctttgttctggatcagtggactagttacagctgctgatatataaataagtaaataatacatacatcaactgtatatatatatatatatatatatatatatatatatatatatatatatatatatatatatatatatatatatatataaactttgctgTTACTAAATGTAGTTTCTGACAATAAACAGAACGCAGAAAATTACATGGTCTCCTCTTCCGAAATTATCGCTTATATTGCTTATATCTCAGTaaatttagaaaatgaaatataaacaacaTACTGATTGAAGATCTAGTCCAAAAGATCCTTCTGGTGGTTGTAAGGGTAGAGttgggtagggtagggtagggtagggtagggtaggttatGGGGTGGCTGACAAGTACAGTAAGGACGATAAAGTTGAAGCAGGAGCAAGTATGATCCTCTCAGTGTTATATAAAAACAAGAGATATTGACCTTACAATACTGCCCAAGTTGATTTAAGCTGGGGGAAAGAGTTGGGTCATTTCGTAAAAGGAACCTCTTTAAATGAAGCCCACATGTAAAAATTGTGCATGAAGAGACCTCTAAGAAATATATCCATGCTAAAAAACATATCAGgacttaaatttgaaaaattttcttaCAGAAAAAGTACATATAGTGTATAAAAAGATTACCTAAATTTTCTATATTCATTATATGATCTTTCAAAGACATAATAAATTATCTCTGTGCTCAAAGTTCTGATATATCATACGGATAATAGTCACATTCTAGGACACAatactcttatcattattactagcttagctacaaccatagtaaaaaaacacggaaaatagcccaatgaggaaaggaaataaggaaaaacatagaatattgtgtctaagtgtaccctcaaggaagagaactctctCACCttagacagtggaaggtcatggtacagaggcaatggcactacccaagactagagaacaagacataatagtgtgtctgagtatacTCTCAAGgaacagaactctaatccaagacagtttgAGCcactggctatggcactacccaagactatagaacaagatagaataatgtgtctgagtgtaccctcaaggaagagaattcTTACCTTttacagtggaaagccatggtaaagcgactatggcactacccaagactagagaacaatgttttgattttgatttaagGATTATAGAAGTATAAATAAGCGATGGGATGTAAATTGGCCATGTGTGTATTTATTCcaaccaatttctgtctttctcATTTAGTTATGCTATCCAATCTCACATAAATGGTATGTTTAATGGTTAATGAAGTTCTCTGGTTAAGGGAGACCAAGTACAAAAAATCTGAAGTTGTCTGTGAAGAGTAGAATCAACTGCACACTGACGGGTAAAATACGTATAGATTCGAAGTTTACCAGTAAACAAAAGAAACGGCAAGATTGAAAATAATAGAGTGTGTTTTGTATGTCAAAAAACATTGAATTAGAAATGTTAAAATGCTACTTTGAAGGCTTTTATAAAATTGTACTAAggtttttaatacaaacttatatGTCAATGAtaatttactaatgaaaataaatatttcttgcccccttattttcatttatatacggTTTCATATACGGTTTTTggacatgttactttacgtttataattaaTGTATAATATTTTAGTGACGTAAAAAAATCGAAAATAACATCTCTTTGGACAACATACTGTAGACTCCAGTTGGGCTTCAGGATGTGAAGAATAATGCACTTAGATGTTGGTAGTCTGCACGTATTTCGAATAACTTTTTTATTACATCGTTTTTCGTCAGTATGCATTTGTTGAACGATGGAATTACGCTTCAATATCAAGGCCGATTTCCGCTTGAAGCCAGGCAACTTTTTCTACTTCACACCGTCTACCCTGGCTTCCACAAGCCAattgcctgtaaaaaaaaaaaaaaaaaaaaaaaaaaaaaaaaaaaagagggcaatTTTCCCTCTTTCACACTCAGTCAGTTTGTCCGCAGATATGATGTCTTCAATTTTCAGACACCACTAAGGCATTTTCTATTGATATATTTACGTTTCTTTCCTAAGCTTTTGTCTTTCCCCGCAGGGTCATTGTTTGGTTGAAGATTTCTTTGCATgttaaaagactttcttattttgtaCCATactacaataatgatgatgatgaatagtatATTTTAGGAGGAAAATATTGTTTTGCtaacagaattattattaattattattaattgctaaactacaaccgtagttggaaaagcaggatgctataaacctaaggactTCTCCActgaaaatatcccaatgaggaaaggaaataaggaaaatctaataaagaagtttaagaacaataacaacattaaattaaatctttcatatacaaactacaaaagaattaaaaataacaataggatTAACACttgaatttcatgaaaaaaagaaacacaCCATAATTTCTGGCCTAAACATATTTGCTTGCCTATGAAAGCCTTCCAGGCTAATTAGGTAACAGTAATTCAACTACAAAGAGAAAATCATTaaagtaattattttaaaaaaaatttcaaaccaaGTTTTAGAAATAACTACCGCATAAGTTTACAATTATGATTTCGACTAAGGGAAAATCATTaaagtaattatttaaaaaaaaaaaaaaaacatttcaaaccaAGTTTCAGAAATAACTACCGCATAAGTTTACAATTATGATTTCGACTAAGGGAAAATCCTTaaagtaattatttaaaaaaaaaaaaacatttcaaaccaAGTTTCAGAAATAACTACCGCATAAGTTTACAATTAAGATTTCGACTAAGGGAGAGGTCACCCTGAAGCTTAAAGGGAAGTAAATATGCATTGTGATTACCTAGAAAATCAACAATATAGGAGTCTAAAGGTAACCGCATAATTACCGAAGGTCCAGAGACAACTTACTATAAAGAGCAGTGCAGCAATGCATCATCATGTCAGTCGAAGAACGCACTCATTGCAAGAAGCATCATGGCAATCAAGGTGATTTTTagaatgttttttaattttttttaaagattgctaCATAGAGATgagaatacattctctctctctctctctctctcctctctctctctctctctctctctctctctctatctctctctctctctctgtctctctctctctctctctctctctctctctctctctctctctctctctctctctctctctctctctctctctctctctgactgaaatACCGAAGGAATGTATTTTCAAgcaaaataactataactatatatatatatatatatatatatatatatatatgctgtatatgtaaatacacacacataaatatatatatatatatatatatatatatatatatatatatattgtatatgtaaatatatacacacatatatatacatatatatatacagtatatatatatatatatatatatatatatatatatatatatatattctgtatatatgtatatatatatatatatatatatatatatattctgtatatatgtatatatatatatatatatatatacatatatatatatattctgtatatatgtatatatatatatatatatatatatatatatatatatatatatatatatatatatatatatatatagtgtatacatacagtatatatatgtgtcttttCGCACAAATTTAAACAAGGCTTTTCCTTTTAATTGACAGGTTATCTTTTTCCTGGTCTCTTTGGGAGCAGTTATGTCTCAATATACATCTCCACCAGAGCCCTACGGAGAAGAGGAACCACAGGTATGTAAATTGATACCGcaaattgataatattattatttgtacaAGTCGTTATCGTTTAACTATCATTCTTTAACATTTCAAGAAAATCTTATAATATTGTATTAAAAAGCtgtaatgttggtactgttcaGTTTCATTAAGTTGAAAGTAATAGGTGAATATGTAGAATCaacattattaattatcattattattattattattattattattattattattattaataataatattaataatgataatgataatgataatatcgatattaacattaacattaatatcaatattaataatattaattttaatatcattattattattattattattattattattattattattattattattattattattattattattattatcagctacaaccccagtaggaaaagcaggatattataagcccaaggctccaacaggggaaaatagccaagagaggaaaggaaataagtaaataaataaactgcaagagaaataatgaaaaattaaagtaaaatattagtTTGAGCTGAGAGACAGTACCTAACGTCCAAAGAGACAGTATTTGCCGACCGGAATCTCATCTATGGTCCTACGCATTACTGGGACAGTCTTTGTACTATGTATTATACCTCTATTTCCTTTGTCCTTATGAAGATCCTTATTCCCAGCCGAGATCAAAAGTAGTTTTGTTAACAGaaaataatgattgattgattgaatgatttgaagttctctggcatcctgacatcgaaggtcattgacgccaatatcgtttattataaataaaaattaaaatattcaattaaaaccagaaaattaaatatgttatagaagttaaatagcattaagaagatcggcttctgatataaatctaaaaatgccactagcattgtacgacacatcgtgtccaaggatcttggcaaggataaacctgccatcttcaccacgagcctcaaaaaGATATCTAGTTCTTTCTCTGCTATAAGTAGAGCATTCAGTCAAAAAATAGAATCCAAGAGCGAAGGTGTCAAAGACTTTCCTGTTATGCGTTCTCGCTTGATCATTATAACTCGGTAGTTACCAAATACATTTTCTAAGTCATCCTTGTTACTAACCAATTCCAGAAATGTTTTTTTAGATGAATCAGTATTCAAACATACAAACTGAcatgattctagaagttttattccagctgtgaccagattgtggaatgatcttcccaatctcgCTGTTGTTAAATCGGTTGAATTTCAGAAGTTTAGACTTGTAGCAAATTAACATGGATAGATCTTAAacctctccatcacaaggctcgacactacacagcattctaaaagttttattccaactgtgactagACTGTGGAATGGTCTTCTTAAGTCTCgttgtatattttacatattacagatctattttagcgttgatactgatcttaaaatatttctaatttattatccattacttatatatgatatatttggtaTTCTCTTACATCCTCTCCTCACTAGGATACTTCTCCTGTTGGAgcatttgtgcttatagcattctgtttttccaataaGGGCTGTAacctggctattaataataataataataataataataataataataataataataataataataatctcttaggGGTACTCAACCAAAACAGGAGAATCAAGTATTGTCAGTTCAAGTGCATACAAATCTTTACAtcggtatattttttttaatttaactcaGTAATATCACAATAATCTCTTAGGAGTCATTAACCAAATCAAGGGAATCAAGTATTGTCAGTGTAATTACAAACAAATCTTTAGATTGGTGTAATTTGTTTATCTATACtactcactatagtcaattctttttggtgaggcagatttgcaccgactcgccggggtgccgttttagctcgaagtttcctgatcgctgattggttggacaaaataattctaaccaatcagatagcaggaaactttcccgagttaaaggggcaccgctgcgagtcagtgcaaatgcgcctcattaaaaaatattgagtataataTCACAGCATTCCTTCCCCTCCAGGGCCCTGCTCAGTACAGCTTCAAGTATGACGTAAACGACCCGGATTCCGAAGTCAATTTCGACCACGGCGAAAAGCGGGATGGACCCCAGGCCCAGGGATCCTACTCAGTCAAGCTACCAGATTCCAGAGTTCAGAGAGTGACCTATACCGTCGACGGAGACTCGGGTTACGTTGCAGAGGTCACCTATGAAGGGAATCCTTCACCCTCTCCTTCTTACGGCCAAGCATAATCTGTGTCCTgtgtatagcctctgtaccatggtcttccatatcTGCGTCCTgtgtatagcctctgtaccatggtcttccatatcTGTGTCCTgtgtatagcctctgtaccatggtcttccatatcTGTGTACTgtgtatagcctctgtatcatggtcttccatatCTGTGTCAAgtgtatagcctctgtaccatggtcttccataccTGTGTCCTgtgtatagcctctgtaccatggtcttccatatcTGTGTCACGTGTATAGTCTCTGTACCACGGTTTTCCACAGTCTTGGGTCTGAGTTctttcgcttgagggtacactcgtgcacggtaatctatctgcttccttatttcctttcctcactgggctactttccctcttggagcccttataAAActaatagcatcctgattttcaaactagagttgtagcttagctattagtggCAATATTAACAATAACTGGAGATGTCTAAATCGTTTATCTGTATGCTATCTCTTCTTGCATGCGtgctattattttcttcttcttcttcttcttcttcttcttcttcttcttcttcttcttcttcttctttcccaccgttatccctacataaagggtcggttgcctgatgcaccctctccaatgccttctatcaaaggcatcctcttccaccaaacctcttataAGTATGAAAACTAATATTTAATGCAATGCTTTACCTTCAAGACATACCTGTCTTAAGTAAGCagatttcaaaattattcttaattAGCTTTATACTTTCCTAACATAAGCAATTGATTAATTACTTGATTGATTTCATCAGGGtacttttaattttccaatttttcatacATCCAAGATAACGTTTTGCCATTTCAAGCAATTGAGCTTTGGTCTTTACAGATTCTACTTAATCGTTCATTCTCCTTCGGAAAATCTTAAGTCTTGCGGCCTTGTATTTAATGCAAATAAAttatactaatatcaataatattctaGAATTCCTGTGATATGTTGAAAGGTGTTTCACATCACTGCATATGTAAATTATTAATTACGAATGTTTGTGAATAGCCAATAAACAATCAAGATTTATCTGACATTTATTTTTCAACTTAAGTAGATTTTCAGGTTGTGAGGATTTTTAGTGTTATGCTAAAGGAAATCCAAATATAACTGTCTTGTTTGATTCTGTGGAAAATTCTATATATTCTAATTCTAATACATTGTTATGATATCAAAATGTTTTATGATACTTAGGAAATTTTGTCCACTCATATCATGTTCAAAGTAAATGTAAACTAAtattctcactatatatatatatatatatatatatatatatatatatatatatatactgtatatatatatatatatatatatacatatactacatatatatatatatatatatatatatatatatatatataatatacatgttccACAAAGCATTAAGATTACATAATTAATATCTTTGATTAAATTTATCAAACATTTGATGAAATTATGGAATGTTTCTCTGATCTAGACTTCCTAGTACCCGATAACATTTCCACTAAATTGCCCATACACAGAAATATCATGtgccggattattattattattactattattacttgctaaactataaccctagttggaaaagaaggatgctataagctcaagggctccaacagggaaaagcgtGGTTTTAAGTGagataagctcaagggctccaacagggaaaagcgtGGTTTTAAGTGagataagctcaagggctccaacagggaaaagcgtGGTTTTAAGTGAGATAAAATTGCTAAAACCAACAGT
This genomic window contains:
- the LOC137632690 gene encoding uncharacterized protein isoform X9 — protein: MTFFPCLRPLNSGLFNSMYAGIYLENIYSIICYPGNLSKFYDFGFNIILELSSHRGATKSKRKFYIFKLNAMGRESQHTTLKIFVLALVVCGVFCDYHSPDGEEPQGPAEYSFRYAVDDVESGNNYGHDETRDGDAIEGSYVIRLPDSRTQKVFYTVSKDSGYVADVSYEGEAKYPDKPTPKGYN
- the LOC137632562 gene encoding cuticle protein 21-like; this translates as MAIKVIFFLVSLGAVMSQYTSPPEPYGEEEPQGPAQYSFKYDVNDPDSEVNFDHGEKRDGPQAQGSYSVKLPDSRVQRVTYTVDGDSGYVAEVTYEGNPSPSPSYGQA